The following DNA comes from Chloroflexota bacterium.
GCCGGCAGGCAATCTGATTGGCGGGGCAACCTGAGTTCCCCAATGAATTGTGCACCTCACCGGAACCCGTCAGGCTCTATTCTATCCTATTTTGAGGGTACAGCCTGAAAGTAATATACACGATGAATTGTTCAAAACGCAGCGAACAAACTCCACGCTCAACAAATAAATCAACGTTGCAAATAGCCATTATTCATTGCCGCATGTATAGCATGTTTGGGATACCTTACAGACGATTTGACCGAAATCCGCAACAGATCCATATTGACTGGCAGTGCTTGCTAGCGCATAATATTGCGAGTTAGGGTGTAATCATCCACGGGACGTTAAAGATTGTTGTAAGGACGAGGTATGTGGGGCAAGCGATTCCAACTTGATAGGTTTGAGCAGGTAATTTCCGCCCGCATTGTCATTGGCGTCACCGGCCACCGAGAGTTAGAAAAACAACCTGCGCTCACTGAAGCAATCCGCTCAGTAGTACAAAGCATAAAACAGGTGGTGCCGCCTATGCGAAGCACTCCGGTAGGCCTGTGTGTTCTGTCTCCTCTTGCCGAAGGCGCTGACCGCTTAGTGGTCAGAGAAATCCTCAAGATTCCCGAGTCAACATTAGAGGTGGTTCTTCCCATGGAGAAAGATGACTACATGCAAGACTTCGAGACCAGCGAATCCAAGAAGGAATTTGAAAGGTTGCTTTCCCAAGTAAGGAGTATCAGAACGCTTACAGCCAAAGCTGAGCGAACCGAAGCATATGAGCAGGTGGGGCGCTATGTGGTTGACCAATGCGACGTGCTCATTGCTCTCTGGAACGGCAAACCGGCTACTGGACAAGGTGGTACTGCAGAAATGGTCAAGTATGCACGAGATACTAAGTGCCCTCTTATCTGGATACACACGGATAAACCAGGGCAGGTCACGCTCGAGCCGGGGCGGGGCCTAAACCCCGGGCCACTCCGATCCCTCGATGAATACAACTCAGAGCAGGTCAATGCTACCAACTTTGCTAATCAACTAGAAGAAATGCGCCAGTTTTTCGTGGGTATATCCGAAAGTGCCAAATTACCTTCTGATAGATTGCAGGCGACTCTGGAATATTGCCTGCGCCATTATGTCAGGGCTGATATCCTGGCATTGCGCTACCAGCACCTGTATTATCGGGCTGATAGTGTCGTCTACGTACTAGCCTTAGCCGCTGTGGTCATAGCCGCTTCCCAAATTCTTTTCCTGCCCCAGAGACCAATTATCCTGACATCCGAAGTACTCTTGATGTTAGCCGTGCTGGCCATTGTCAGCATAAGCCGATGGCGGAGATGGCATGACAAGTGGTTAGATTACAGATTCTTGGCTGAGCGCTTTCGTTCAGCCCTGTTCATGGCACTGGCGAATATCGACGTGTCAACACTACGACCACCTCGGCACTTGAGCCTGGCATATTCTCCCAAAGATTGGATGGTGCCTGCCTTTCTTTCATTTTGGGGGCGGCGACCACGTCTTGAGATGAATTTATCCACATTCCAACGCCTGAAGTGTTTCATATGTGAAGCTTGGATTGAAGAACAGATTAGCTATCATGATGGCACCAGAAAACGCCACTACCGAAGACATCACCGCATGGCCATTGCCAGCTATGTCTTGTTTGGCCTCACTATCTGTGCTGTGCTGCTCCACATTTCCAATCTTGGCCCTGACTTGCTTGGGATTTTCTTTGCTTTCATGGCTATAGTTTTGCCAGCTATTGCTGCCACCATAACCGCCATTCGAATGCACAGGGACTACTTAAGAAATTCGATGCGTTCCGCTGAGATGGTGCGCCATCTGACCGAACTCAAGGATAGAATGATGCTATCTCAGGATTATAATAGCTTCCTCGAGTCATTGAAAGAAGCTGAAGAAACCATGTTGCACGAAAATGAGGACTGGCGCGTAGTCGTCCGATTTCACACGCCAGAGCCAGTCTGACAGAATGAGCTAATGAATAAAGAAAAAGGTAGCAAAGTCGTGGTGGTGACCGGAGATGTCACTATTGATTGGAACATTGCCCGAATATGGCGAACGGAGGGCATGGCGCAGGCTTGGACTGCGGATGAAGTAACTGCCGCCTTCTGCCAGCGCGGTGGCGCGGCAATGCTGGTTGACCTTATTAGTGCTGTTGCCAAGAACCTGAGACAAGCCAGCCAGGTCAACTTTGAAGTCCAGCAAGTCAGTCTGCCCCGAGGTCGGGTAACTCCGGCTGATAGCCGTTTCCACCATTCTTATGCTATGTGGGCGCCCTTCAAGCTTGATGAACGCGCCTCAAGCTCAGACAAGGTATGGCGGGTGCAGGAATTCCTGGGGCTGAGTCCAGCACATACTAACGTGGCTTCATCAGACAAGTGGAGAAAGATTGTCGATGACCCCAAATACCCGGACCTCATCATCATTGACGATGCCAACCTGGGGTTTCGTGAGCACCAAGAGTTCTGGCCTCAGGCATTGGCCAGTAGTACCGCCAGCCCCTGGGTTGTGGCCAAGATGGCTAAGCCCGTTGCTCAAGGCAGACTGTGGAACCATTTGCACCGCAATCATGCTGAGCAGCTTATAGTGGTCATGACAGCGGGTGATCTACGGAGCAGCCAGGTACAAATCAGTCATCAGATATCATGGGAACGCACTGCCCAGGACCTGGTGTGGGAACTTTTATACAATCCCCATGTGAACGCGCTGGCACAGTGCGCATATGTGGTCGTCTCTTTTGGCACTGCAGGCGTGATTCTTTTGTCACGAAATTCGAAATCCGTACCGGATGCAATGCTGTTTTTTGACCCAAGTGCGATGGAAGGCGAATGGGGATGCTACCACAAGGGATACATGATCGGGTACAACTCTTGCCTCACCGCAGGCATTGCCCGTGAACTGATGTTGAATGCCACGCAGCCAGACATGTCCCGGGGCATCCAGTCTGGTGTTCGTGCCATGCGCTTTCTTCATGTGGAGGGCTACGGCCATGTCGGTAGTGACCTAGGTCAAATCCGTCTCGCTTTTCCAGTCTCAAAAATAGCTGAGGTATTGGCAGAGGATGGTAAGTGCCTGGCAACAGCTTTAATCAGGAATCCAACACAGGCGCTGCCGGCGCTAGCGACCGGCACTGCTGCCACAGAGACAGCCCGTTTCTGGACAATTCTCGAGGACAAAAATCCAGCTCCACTTGAGGCTATAGCAGAACAAATTGTGCACGAAGGTCTGGAATGCGCCCTACCTGAAGTGCCAATGGGACGGTTTGGAAATCTGAAGACGGTGGACCGCAGGGAGATCGAGAGCCTGCACAGCATCAGTAGTCTGATTCACGACTACTGCCAACGTTACCGCCAAACACCCCTTTCCATTGCTGTCTTTGGTCAGCCGGGCTCTGGCAAGTCTTTTGCCGTAAAAGAAGTAGCCAACTCAGTGCTGCCGGGTGAAATTGAGACTCTGAACTTCAATCTATCGCAGCTTGCTGGATTTGAAGATTTGTTTGATGCCTTTCATCAGGTGCGTGACAAGGCATTATCCGGCAAAATTCCACTCGTCTTCTGGGACGAATTTGATGCCCACCTACAGCATCAGCCGCTGGGCTGGCTGCGTTATTTTCTGGCTCCGATGCAAGACGGTGAGTTTCAAGAAGGGCAGATAACTCATCCCATTGGTCGCAGCATCTTTGTTTTTGCCGGCGGCACAAGCCATAGCATGGAAAACTTTGGCACCAATCTTGAAGAAAAAGAGAGCCGAGCAGCAAAGTTGCCCGATTTTGCCAGCCGGCTCAAAGGCTTTCTCAACATCCTCGGTCCTAACCGGCAGGAAAATACTCAGGGGCTGGCTAAAGACGCTTACTATATCATCCGGCGAGCAATTATCTTACGCTCAATCTTTGAACGCTTTGCGCCACAGCTTCTGCACCAGGAAGGAAACAAGAGAATGGTGAACATTGACCAGGGAGTGCTGCGCGCCTTTCTGCTGACTAAGGAATACAGACACGGAGCCCGGTCTATGGAAGCAATCGTGGCTATGAGTCAACTTGCAGGCAAAACAAGCTTTGAGCGTTCCAGTTTGCCTTCTGAAACGCAATTGAATTTGCACGTAGATGGTCAGGACTTTTCCGCCTTAATTCAAAGTATGGAGCCTGATGAAGACCTCCTGGAGAAGCTTGCCGAGGCGTTTCATGAAATATTCTGTGAGGATTTAAGTGCAAAAGGATACAAGTATGGACCGGTTACACGGGAAGACAAGAAAGAACATAGTTCGCTCAAACCCTACGCCGAACTACCTGAGAATGAGAAGGAGCAGAATCGCAACAATGTCCGGGATATTCCGAGCAAACTAGCAAGCGTGGGATATGTCATGCTGCCAGCCCGCGGTGGTGAGGCACCGGCTGAATTTGAAAGTAGCGAGGTAGAGAAACTGGCAAAAATGGAGCATGAACGATGGATGCGTCAGAAGCTTGATGAAGGGTGGCGATATGGGAAGAAGACCATTAAAGCTAGGAAGCTGCATAAAGACCTGGTGCCGTGGGATAAACTTCTCGAAGAAGAGAAGGAAAAGGATCGCGTCCTGGTGAAAGGCATCCCCAGAATTATTGCGAAAGCTGGGTATACTATGGTCAAATTGAGCTAACAGTCTAAGAGGTTTAAATCAAATGGCTCACGACATTTTTATTAGCTATTCATCCCCTGACAGGGCCACTGCTGAGGCGATATGCGCCGCGCTCGAATCAAGAAACATATCTTGCTGGTTCGCTCCCCGGGATGTTGCAATCGGCAAAGTATGGGTTGAGGCAATCGTTGATGCGATTGATGCGAGCCGTATTTTCATCCTAGTGTTATCATCCAGCTCGAATAGCTCACCACAAGTAAATAGAGAGGTGGAAAGAGCCGCCAGCAAAGGCATTCCCATCATCCCAATTCGGATTGACAATACTCCTCTCTCCAAATCTATAGATTTTTTCACTAGTCGTCATCAGTGGCTAGATGCCCAAACGCCACCTCTGGAGAAACATTTACCCAAACTTGTCGCCACGGTACAGCAGCTTCTAGCTCAAGAAGCTTCTGCCGTGGCAGAGAAAGAGGCGGAGGAATCCCGGGCGAGAGCGAAGCGGGAGGCCGAGGCAGCGAAGAAGATTCAAGAAGCCGCTGCCAGGGCGAAGAAAGAAGCGGAGGGAGCCGTTAAAGAGAGGGCACGACAGGAAGCGGTTCGGGCGAGAGCGAAGCGGGAGGCCGAGGCAGCGAGGAAGATTCAAGGAGCTGCTGCCAGGGCGAAGAAAGAGGCGGAGGAATCCCGGGTGAGAGCGAAGCGGGAGGCCGAGGCAGCGAGGAAGATTCAAGAAGCCGCTGCCAGGGCGAAGAAAGAGGTAGAGGCGTTCCGGGAGAGAGCAAAACAGGAGGCTGAGGCAGCGAAGGGGATTCAAGCAACTGCTGCCAGAGGGAGGATGGAAGCCAAGCCAAAACCAATCCCTAAGCCACATGCCAGGATGCCGCTGAGGCCATTTCTAATAGGCCTAGGCGCTGCCTTGTTAGGGATTGCAAGTGTCGGTGGTATCTACTTCACCTTCGGTCATCTGTTCACCCCATCGCCAACACTTGCCATTCAGGATGTCTCGGTCTCAGACATAACTGCGACAAGTGCCGTCCTTACTTGGACAACAGATAAACCGGCTACCAGCCAGGTAGCATACGGCTACACCGCTGATTTAGGTTTGACTACTGCCTTGGGCGAAGAACTGGTCACCAACCACAGGGTCGAATTAACCGGGCTTCAGCCAGATACAACTTGTCACTTTAGGGTCATGTCAAAAAACGCTAGCGGAAAGGAAGCCACATCTGACATAGGCCAATTGACAACACTGCCAGCAGCTACAACACCAATGCCTACTCCTAGTCCACCACCACCCGTGGAAAAGCCGGTGGAGCCACCACCCGCAGCCAAGCTCTCCTTCAACGCCACTGAGTACACCAATGCCGAGTACGGCTTCTCCATCAAATATCCGAGCGATTGGATAAGGGTAGCAGATGAGGAAAAAAATGAGATTAAGCTCTACGCTAAAGGCACCGGGGAGGTTCCGGTAATATCTGCATCTGTTAGGGGACAAGCTACCTTTGCCGAGGCTGTCACAGCCGCATTTGGGCCAAGAAGTATATCACGTACAGCTATCAAGGTTGATGCTGAGCAGGAGACAACTCTGGAGGATGGCACCAAAGCTACCACTGCCAAAGTTGACTGGGAGAATTCATCGGGATATTTGATTGAGAGCTATGCTCTCGGGGTTAAGAAGGGCAACAAGTGGATTCTAGTTACCATAAGTACTGTAAGCACGAAGTCTGTAATCACGCTTGCTCCTTACGATGAAGCCAAGTTTTCAGAGATAGCGCACACTCTGCGATTCACGGCGGAGGAATGAGCAGCCAGCGAGTCATAAGCTGGATATACCGTGGTCAAGTCTGGCTACGAATATCATATTAGGAGCACTTAATGTCGACGCAGAGGATATACCAAGGGTAGCACCTTTCGCCCTAGAATGATAACTACAAGCCAGACACACACCCATTCCCGATGAAGTGTAGTCACTCACCCAAAATAAAACCAGCTCAAACGCAATGCCTTTGTTAACATTGTGTTATAACCCTTACAAAGGTTACACAGTCTGACGAAACGTTTAATTAACTTTCCCAAATTAGCGATTTCAGCTTTTTCCGGAAATCGCTTGACAATTGGCAAAGATGTGATACTATGAGGCAAAAAGGAGGATGGAGGAATGCCACCAATTTTCAAAGCTCTAGCGACAATAACGGCTTGGTTTCTATTTATTTGGGGGCTAATTTTGTGTCTGATCGATGGTTTTGTGTTTCCCATTGTTGGGAAAGTCACGATGACAGAGGCATACTTCGCCACTGGATTAGGTATTGCCAGTCTCATTTTATCTGTAGTTGCCATGAAATTAAGGAAAACGCTACAATAGGGCCACAACTGAACTTCAATTCCGCAGCCGACAATTAAAGAAAAAGTAGGATGACATTTCTCTCCCGGAATACTGAGGGATAGTTTTTACGCCTTTATCCATGCGGACAAGGCAGAGGTTGGTTTGGATTTCCCCTCCCTTCGGTTGCGTGACACGCTGAATTATCGCTGCCCATTTCTGACAAAAGTGCAATCTTGAGAGCTTGGACATTCCTCAGTATTGTAAGGCTAACCCAAGAAGTGCTATAACTATTGGACAGGTTCAGTATGAGACCAATGCCCCGGAGGAAGATAAAATGAGATCGAATATATTAAAAACACTTATCAAACAAATTATTCGGCACGCAATGTGGGAAGGCCAGACAAAAACCGTCACGAAAGTACTGGCATCGAGCTGCAGGCGAGATGGTATGCCTGAATATGGACGCTTCACTGCCAAGGAAATAAGGAGAATAACATCTCAGGCTATGCTGAATATCAAAGAGTTAATGCCTTATTTTGAAGATCTTGATAGTATCGGCAATTATCAACAAGAATATGCTGGATTATTAACTCTGGCCGTATACAGAGCTCTGCTAAAAGAGAACATAGCTCGCGATTACGCCACAAATCTAGTCGGGGACATGATTTGGCAAGCCTACCTGAACAATAAAGGCGCAATTCCAATAATCGCTCCGCTGAGAACGATGTGGTGGAAAATAACAACAAAAGGTCCAACGGCTCGTTTGGGGAAGTACCTCAAAGCCGCAATGAAGTATCCCTTTACTGAACCGGGGTATAAAATAAAGCTATATATGGACAAAGACGTGTGGTGCATGGACATTTATTCATGCACGGTTTATGACTTCTTCAAAAAGTTCGGACAAGAAGAGATGACTTTCTTCAGAAAAACCTGGTGCACCTTCGATTACTCCGGGGGCGAATACCTTGTTGAAGGCAGTAAGTATCGGAGAATACACACTCTGTCCGATGGTGATGAACTGTGTGATGCGAGATATTTTATTGAAAAGCAAATATCAACTTGAACATCTAAACCATGGTTAGCATGAACTTATACAGTAACCTTGTAGAAGTGTAATCTACGCGTTTATGTCTAAACTGGTTTGTCATTCTTTGACAACATGCAGCGAATTTCCAATATAGTCTACGCACAGCTTCATCTCCCGTCCGTCTTTGAGCCTGAGAGGGTGTAGTTTATGAGCGCACTGTGCCATATAAGTTACCGCCATGGGTGGTAGAGCACTGGAAGGGCAAGTAAGATGAAAGTGCTAATTACTGGAATATCCGGATATCTTGGGCAGGTTCTTCTGCCTTATTTGTTACAAGACGAAGAGATTAACTCAATTATTGGGCTGGATATTAACGAGCCCCTTTTAGAACATCCAAAATTGTCATTTGAAAAAGTTGATATAAGAGTTCGGGGAATCTCAAGTCATTTTGAAGATGTTGATGTGGTTATTCATTTAGCATTTATTGTTGTTGACAAGAAGAAAATGGTTCGAAAGCTTATTTATGATATAAATGTTAATGGAACGAAAAACTTACTTATGGCAGTCAGTGAGAGTGGTATAAAAAAACTGGTTGTGGCAAGCAGTATCGCTGCTTATGGTTCGCATGCTGATAATCCAGAGCTAATTACCGAAAATACACCTTTAAGAGGAAATAAAGATTCTTATTATTCCCATACAAAACTCCTGATAGAAAAAGCGCTTGACGAATTTGAGAAAGAAAATAAAAACATCAAGGTTGTTCGCCTTAGATCATCAGTATTATGTGGTCGTAATGTCAACAATCCTTTAGCCGATTTCCCTAAATATAAGCGTTTACTGTATATTAAGGGAAATACTGTCGGGCTTCCAATAGTTCATGAAGATGATGTAGCCCGAGCTTTTTACTGGGTGACAAAGAAAGATGTCTCTGGTGCTTTTAATATTGCTAGTGGCAATTTAAGTATTCAGGAAATGTCCGAAATGCTTAATGTACCGGTAATGGCAGTCCCATATTTTATTGCTAAAACATTTGGGCATCTTTTATTCAAGATTGGCAAATTCCCATTCTCAGCCGATTGGATTGTATTGGGAAGATATCCCTGGCGAGTGAGCAGTGAAAAGGCAAAAAATATCCTCGGCTGGTATCCTAAATATACACCTGTGGATGCATTTAAAGAAGTATTAGATAAATGGAAGAACAAATAAGAAATTTAGCCAGAGATTTTGCCGAGCAGGAATTAAGAAAAAGGTGGGAAGAGCTTGATTGCCGTAATTCTGCATTACTGACAGATATTTTGAAAAGAGCGGCAAACATCGGAGTATTTAGTTTTTTACTTAGTCAGGAAATTGGTGGCGCTGGATTTAGCCCGAAAGATTATTGCATTTTTCTTGAAGAAATAACGAAAGGTTGCCCAGGAATTGGATTAATATTTGCCGCGCATCTAATGGGTATCACACCTATTTTGTTATCAAAAGATGCCGGAAAGAAGGCAAAGTTTCTATCGGCTATTGCAGAGTCTGAAAAGCAAAATAATCCTTTAATTTTTACCTCAGCCATAAATGAAGAAAAGTTTTCGGGATTAATTCCTGATAATATCCAGACTGCTGTTAAGAGTTACCGACTTTCTGGGAGCAAAATAAATGTATACGGTGGAGAAATTGCTAATTATTTTAGTTTACTGGCAAGGTTAGAAGGCAGTGATAAATTTGGTTGGTTTATCATTCTGTCTAATCTTAAGGGGACAGAGGTAAAAGAAGAAAAATACAGGATCGGACTCAGAATTTGTCCCATGAATAATATTTACTTTAAAGATGTAGAGATATTGCCAGAGAATATATTGGACGAAGCGAAATTGTCCGATTTGGTAGACTATTATAGATTTTTTGATTCTTCTCTGGGATCGGTCGGGGTAGGTATGGCTGAAGAAGCCTACGATATTGCTTTGAAGTATACGACCGAGCGCTATCAGGGTGGGAAAATTATATGTGAGCACGAGGCGGTGAAGGTGATACTTTCTGAGATGAAACTCTCAATTGAAACAGCCAAAATTTTTGTTTATCACTCGTCTCATGTTATCGCTTCTGCTTATGCCAGCGAAATAGCGGAGAAAGTTTGTATTGATGCGATACAATTACTTGGTGGTTATGGCTATATGAAAGATTTCCGAGTGGAAAGAATATTAAGAGATGCCAAAACCTATCAGGGGATAGTAAATCCGGTATCCCGGAAAATGGAATATATTGGGCGCGAAATTGAAAGGTTAAGGTAAAGAGGAGAAAGAGAATGGAAAGAAAACTTGAATTTTTCAAAGGGGTTGTTCAATTCGATACTGAACTTGAAAGGGAGAAATCCAAATTTCCAATTTTTTATTATGATGCTTCTTCTATAACCGGTATATTTCCAGCGAGAGTTGGTAAATTAAGAAAAATCCTGCCAAAGAAAGAGTATCATCCTCTAACTATATTCCCTGGAATAGGAGCCATTGCAATTACTGCTTTTGAATACCGAGATACCGATATTAGACCATATAATGAATTATCTATTTCTGTTCCAATATCATACAAGTCTCGTTGCTGTGTTCCAGCAGTGAAATTGTTATCCTATCTCCTCCGGCGAGAGTTTCATGTTTATATTCATCATCTTCCAGTCACCACCAAAATAGCCTTAGACGGAGGCGTGATTGTATATAACTATCCAAAGTTTATTGCACAGATTGATTTTGAGCGGGATGATAGAAATGTGCGTGTCAAATTAATAGATGAAGGGAATCTTATTCTTTGCCTGGAAGGCAAGAAGATTAAGGCAGACAAAATTCTGAAGATGAGATATGTTACCTATCCAGTAAAAGACGGGAATGCACAGCATGCTGATGTTCTGATTAATGCGATAAATTTTGGTTCGTCTCGTAATTCATCAGACCTTTCTTTGGAACTGGGGGAGGAGCATCCGATTTCAAAAGAACTTCAGGATTTATTGATATCTAAAAGACCACTGCAGTACCAGTATATTCCAAAGTTTCAATCTATTTTATATGGACCAAACAGGTTGGAGTAAATGCAGAGACATATTTTTGGACCTGAAAAATTAATCTATAAGCTAAGAGATTTGAAGGAAGCATTTCCCAGACTCGGATTGATCGAGAAGTGTGCCCCAGATTATGTGTCTGAACTATATAAAGTTCAAAATACTGCCCGTGAGTTTGGCACAAAATATGTGGAGCCGATTGCTGAAGAATTAGATAAAAAGATAGAAAAGGACCACAATTATTTCCATTGGGATATAGTCTATAAAGCGCTGCCCTATAGATTTTTAAGTTATCTCATACCAAAGCAAAGTGGCGGTAAGGGGTTTTATACTACTCATTTTTCTATTCTTATGGAAGAGCTATGTAGTTTTTGCCCGGGTATCGCCAACATATTCGGGGCACATGCTTTAGGAATTTCACCGATTGTTCTTTTACCAGATACAAGACATTTTGCCACATATCTGAAAGAAGTAGCAGATAAAGAAAGAAAGGGAGAGCCAGTTTTATTTGCTTTAGCAATTACAGAACCAGAAGCAGGTTCTGATGTTGAGGATGCTGATTTTTTGAAAGCTGCCAAGCTGGTAACCCATGCCAGAAAAGTTAATGGTGGATACGTGTTGCAGGGAAGAAAGGTATTTATCTCCAATGGAAATGTAGCCAGATATATCTGGGTTGGCACTTTTCTTGATAGAAAAAGTCCACTTCAAACGGGAGTATCGTTTATAGTAAAAAATGATGCCAAAGGATTTTCCGTAGGGAGAATTGAAAGGAAAATGGGGCAGCGTGCCTGTCCAGCAGCGGAGTTAATGTTTGAGGATGTATTCATTCCAGAGGAGGATATAGTTGGCGATATAGGTGAAGGAGAAAGATTGACAGCACTTGTTCTCGGTACCTCTCGGGCACCGGTCGCGGCGATTGCCACCGGTATTGCCAGAGGTGCCTTTGAAAGGTTGTTGAAATATTTAAATGACACCACAATAAAAGGAAGATATTTGTTTGAAGAACAGTGGTGTCAGATTATGCTGGTTGATATATTGGCAAAAATTCAAATGGCAAGACAATTATATCTTGACGCTGCAATATGTTGCGACTTATTAAGCACCCCTAAATTAATGGAGCATCCCTTAATGAAGGCCTTTAATCTCGTACCGGGATCTATTATGAACTCAGATTTAGCCCAAAGAATCTTTAACCCCCAAAAAACCTATGAATTTGTAAGAAAGTTAGCTAAAAGAAGTATCTCAGATGAAGATTTGTCTTTAGTTGCTGGTTATAGTTCCCTGGCAAAATTTTCAGCTTCTGATCTGGCGATAGAAGTGACATCAAAAGCAATGCAAATTATGCAGGAAGATGGGGCAATATCCTCATATGGAATCGAAAAATTGTACCGTGATGCTAAATTAACTCAAATATACGAAGGAACAAATCAGATAAATAGACTATATGCTTTCAAGAATATTTTGGTTGAAAGAAAGTGACGGGTTAATAAGCTATCCGGATGACCCTTACGTAGCACGCCATTTTATCTCTCTCCCCATTAGGCTAACCTCAACCCTTACAATTCTCAAAGGTTTAGCTCTATCAGAGCTCTTAGCTGACTCTCCTAGTGCCCCAAGACCACACGCATTCAACAGATTATGGACATTTTACCTACCGTGGAGAATAGGGCCAATGCGCTTGGTTGAACATAAGTCCAAAAAGTTCAGTGAAACGCCTTTTGTGTTTACAAGGCTATCGGTTCCATCCTGAATTCCTAGGTGTTAAGCTTGCCAAATCTATATGCAGCGATAGCCGCATCAACCAGATACCAAACTCCAACGCCTCCACACGTTATTAGCTTTACGACACCCCAACCGATTTGTCCTCGGTAGAAACGGTCCAGGCCAAAATAGCCAGCGAGGAAAGATATTATGAGGATAGTTAACTGCTGTTGCCACTCCTTCTTTGTCTCCATCTCGAATACCTCCTTGTGTCTGATCTAACTAGAAGTCTACCAGAGTTGACCAAGATCACACAATCGCCTGAAAAGTATAACGAGAAATATGCCTCACCTTTTGAGGTTAAACGTTAAGCTGAAAGTTCTACCTATAGTAACCTCAGCTCCACCATCTCAGCCTCGTTTAAACAGACATCACGTTTCACATTCATTTTACAGATTAAGGCAGCTTTTCATGTTGTGTGATGAGGAAGATGGCTGGTA
Coding sequences within:
- a CDS encoding TIR domain-containing protein; its protein translation is MAHDIFISYSSPDRATAEAICAALESRNISCWFAPRDVAIGKVWVEAIVDAIDASRIFILVLSSSSNSSPQVNREVERAASKGIPIIPIRIDNTPLSKSIDFFTSRHQWLDAQTPPLEKHLPKLVATVQQLLAQEASAVAEKEAEESRARAKREAEAAKKIQEAAARAKKEAEGAVKERARQEAVRARAKREAEAARKIQGAAARAKKEAEESRVRAKREAEAARKIQEAAARAKKEVEAFRERAKQEAEAAKGIQATAARGRMEAKPKPIPKPHARMPLRPFLIGLGAALLGIASVGGIYFTFGHLFTPSPTLAIQDVSVSDITATSAVLTWTTDKPATSQVAYGYTADLGLTTALGEELVTNHRVELTGLQPDTTCHFRVMSKNASGKEATSDIGQLTTLPAATTPMPTPSPPPPVEKPVEPPPAAKLSFNATEYTNAEYGFSIKYPSDWIRVADEEKNEIKLYAKGTGEVPVISASVRGQATFAEAVTAAFGPRSISRTAIKVDAEQETTLEDGTKATTAKVDWENSSGYLIESYALGVKKGNKWILVTISTVSTKSVITLAPYDEAKFSEIAHTLRFTAEE
- a CDS encoding AAA family ATPase: MNKEKGSKVVVVTGDVTIDWNIARIWRTEGMAQAWTADEVTAAFCQRGGAAMLVDLISAVAKNLRQASQVNFEVQQVSLPRGRVTPADSRFHHSYAMWAPFKLDERASSSDKVWRVQEFLGLSPAHTNVASSDKWRKIVDDPKYPDLIIIDDANLGFREHQEFWPQALASSTASPWVVAKMAKPVAQGRLWNHLHRNHAEQLIVVMTAGDLRSSQVQISHQISWERTAQDLVWELLYNPHVNALAQCAYVVVSFGTAGVILLSRNSKSVPDAMLFFDPSAMEGEWGCYHKGYMIGYNSCLTAGIARELMLNATQPDMSRGIQSGVRAMRFLHVEGYGHVGSDLGQIRLAFPVSKIAEVLAEDGKCLATALIRNPTQALPALATGTAATETARFWTILEDKNPAPLEAIAEQIVHEGLECALPEVPMGRFGNLKTVDRREIESLHSISSLIHDYCQRYRQTPLSIAVFGQPGSGKSFAVKEVANSVLPGEIETLNFNLSQLAGFEDLFDAFHQVRDKALSGKIPLVFWDEFDAHLQHQPLGWLRYFLAPMQDGEFQEGQITHPIGRSIFVFAGGTSHSMENFGTNLEEKESRAAKLPDFASRLKGFLNILGPNRQENTQGLAKDAYYIIRRAIILRSIFERFAPQLLHQEGNKRMVNIDQGVLRAFLLTKEYRHGARSMEAIVAMSQLAGKTSFERSSLPSETQLNLHVDGQDFSALIQSMEPDEDLLEKLAEAFHEIFCEDLSAKGYKYGPVTREDKKEHSSLKPYAELPENEKEQNRNNVRDIPSKLASVGYVMLPARGGEAPAEFESSEVEKLAKMEHERWMRQKLDEGWRYGKKTIKARKLHKDLVPWDKLLEEEKEKDRVLVKGIPRIIAKAGYTMVKLS
- a CDS encoding acyl-CoA dehydrogenase; its protein translation is MEEQIRNLARDFAEQELRKRWEELDCRNSALLTDILKRAANIGVFSFLLSQEIGGAGFSPKDYCIFLEEITKGCPGIGLIFAAHLMGITPILLSKDAGKKAKFLSAIAESEKQNNPLIFTSAINEEKFSGLIPDNIQTAVKSYRLSGSKINVYGGEIANYFSLLARLEGSDKFGWFIILSNLKGTEVKEEKYRIGLRICPMNNIYFKDVEILPENILDEAKLSDLVDYYRFFDSSLGSVGVGMAEEAYDIALKYTTERYQGGKIICEHEAVKVILSEMKLSIETAKIFVYHSSHVIASAYASEIAEKVCIDAIQLLGGYGYMKDFRVERILRDAKTYQGIVNPVSRKMEYIGREIERLR
- a CDS encoding acyl-CoA dehydrogenase codes for the protein MQRHIFGPEKLIYKLRDLKEAFPRLGLIEKCAPDYVSELYKVQNTAREFGTKYVEPIAEELDKKIEKDHNYFHWDIVYKALPYRFLSYLIPKQSGGKGFYTTHFSILMEELCSFCPGIANIFGAHALGISPIVLLPDTRHFATYLKEVADKERKGEPVLFALAITEPEAGSDVEDADFLKAAKLVTHARKVNGGYVLQGRKVFISNGNVARYIWVGTFLDRKSPLQTGVSFIVKNDAKGFSVGRIERKMGQRACPAAELMFEDVFIPEEDIVGDIGEGERLTALVLGTSRAPVAAIATGIARGAFERLLKYLNDTTIKGRYLFEEQWCQIMLVDILAKIQMARQLYLDAAICCDLLSTPKLMEHPLMKAFNLVPGSIMNSDLAQRIFNPQKTYEFVRKLAKRSISDEDLSLVAGYSSLAKFSASDLAIEVTSKAMQIMQEDGAISSYGIEKLYRDAKLTQIYEGTNQINRLYAFKNILVERK
- a CDS encoding NAD-dependent epimerase/dehydratase family protein, with amino-acid sequence MKVLITGISGYLGQVLLPYLLQDEEINSIIGLDINEPLLEHPKLSFEKVDIRVRGISSHFEDVDVVIHLAFIVVDKKKMVRKLIYDINVNGTKNLLMAVSESGIKKLVVASSIAAYGSHADNPELITENTPLRGNKDSYYSHTKLLIEKALDEFEKENKNIKVVRLRSSVLCGRNVNNPLADFPKYKRLLYIKGNTVGLPIVHEDDVARAFYWVTKKDVSGAFNIASGNLSIQEMSEMLNVPVMAVPYFIAKTFGHLLFKIGKFPFSADWIVLGRYPWRVSSEKAKNILGWYPKYTPVDAFKEVLDKWKNK